ATCGACTAAAGTGCCTAGCTTATGATTGGGTGCGTCCTGACTTATGCGGCGGGATAGCAATAAAGAGCAAACAAACTGACCACTGTAATGCAGTTTGCTATGACTAAATTCAGCATCAAGAAACTTCTTATCAAAACTGGCATTGTGTGCCACTAAATTAAAGCCATCAATAAACTGAGCAAACTGCCCCATGACTTGTTTAGAGGTTGATGCATGCTTAAGCATATTGTTGCTGATACCGGTGTATTGTTCAATAAAGCTATTGACTCGTTGACCAGGATTAATCAATTCTTGGAAGGTATCGACTATTTGGCCATTGACCAGTTTTACCGCGCCAATTTCAATGGCTCGGTCACCATTATCGGGTGATAGTCCTGTGGTTTCAAAATCGAGTACCACAATATGATTAGCGAATATGGGGATCATAGAGAGTTTATTTTCCAATAACCTATTTACCAATACAGAATGAGCCAAAAATCTTGCCGAGCAAATCATCGGAGGTAAATTTACCAGTGATTTCAGACAACGCCATTTGGCACATGCGCAGTTCTTCTGCCAGCAATTCACCGGCTAAATACACTTCAAGCTGTTCTTTGCCTAGCTGTAAGTGGCTGGCTGCTAAATCTAGGGCTTCTAAGTGGCGACGACGGGCAATAAAGCCACCTTCTAAATTACTTTGGTAACCCATTAACGATTTGAGGTGTTGTTTCAATTCTTCAATACCTAGCCCAGTTTTAGCCGATATGCGGTAAACACTGTAGCCTTGCTCTTCGGTATTATCTAAGGTTTCACCGGTTAAATCGGCTTTATTACGGATAACCGTGACGCCGAGGTTAGTTGGTAGGCGATCAATAAAATCTGGCCAAATTTCGCGAGGATCTATGGCGTTAGTTGTGGTGCCATCGACCATAAATAACACTCTATCGGCACTGGCTATTTCGGCCCATGCGCGTTCAATACCAATTTGTTCGACCGTGTCATTGGTGTCTCGTAATCCTGCTGTATCTATGATGTGCAGTGGCATACCGTCTAAGTGGATGTGTTCACGTAGTACGTCGCGCGTAGTGCCAGCAATTTCAGTCACAATAGCCGACTCTTTACCTGCTAATGCATTTAGTAAGCTGGATTTACCGGCATTTGGTCGACCGGCAATGACCACTTTCATACCTTCACGGATAATAGAACCTTGTTTGGCGCTAGCTTGTACTGTGTCTAATTTATCGATGATGTTATATAACGCGTTAGCAATTTTACCATCGGATAAAAAGTCGACTTCTTCATCGGGAAAATCGATAGCAGCTTCGACATATAGACGAAGGTTAGTTACTTGGTCGACAAGCTCATGAACTTCTTTTGAGAACTCACCTTGTAGTGACAATAATGCA
This region of Shewanella livingstonensis genomic DNA includes:
- a CDS encoding 3'-5' exonuclease; this translates as MIPIFANHIVVLDFETTGLSPDNGDRAIEIGAVKLVNGQIVDTFQELINPGQRVNSFIEQYTGISNNMLKHASTSKQVMGQFAQFIDGFNLVAHNASFDKKFLDAEFSHSKLHYSGQFVCSLLLSRRISQDAPNHKLGTLVDYHQLPNDGVFHRALADATMTSHLWLHQLEILQQQMPKHPITIDIINKISSLPKAQIARFIRTMS
- the mnmE gene encoding tRNA uridine-5-carboxymethylaminomethyl(34) synthesis GTPase MnmE codes for the protein MTTDTIVAQATAPGRGGVGIIRVSGDLATNVATAIIGHVPKTRYAEYCDFNNADGRVIDQGIALFFKGPNSFTGEDVLELQGHGGQIVLDMLIKRVMEIGGIRIARPGEFSEQAFMNDKLDLTQAEAIADLIDATSEQAAKSALLSLQGEFSKEVHELVDQVTNLRLYVEAAIDFPDEEVDFLSDGKIANALYNIIDKLDTVQASAKQGSIIREGMKVVIAGRPNAGKSSLLNALAGKESAIVTEIAGTTRDVLREHIHLDGMPLHIIDTAGLRDTNDTVEQIGIERAWAEIASADRVLFMVDGTTTNAIDPREIWPDFIDRLPTNLGVTVIRNKADLTGETLDNTEEQGYSVYRISAKTGLGIEELKQHLKSLMGYQSNLEGGFIARRRHLEALDLAASHLQLGKEQLEVYLAGELLAEELRMCQMALSEITGKFTSDDLLGKIFGSFCIGK